A DNA window from Myripristis murdjan chromosome 19, fMyrMur1.1, whole genome shotgun sequence contains the following coding sequences:
- the cyth3a gene encoding cytohesin-3: MDEDNHVPEDLSLEERDELSNIRRRKRELLDDIERLKFEIAEVMTEIEQLTCVGESKTSQRNKQIAMGRKKFNMDPKKGIQFLLENDLLQHTPEDISQFLYKGEGLNKTVIGDYLGERDDFNIKVLQAFVELHEFADLNLVQALRQFLWSFRLPGEAQKIDRMMEAFASRYCQCNPGVFQSTDTCYVLSFAIIMLNTSLHNPNVRDKPPVERFISMNRGINEGGDLPEELLRNLYDSIKNEPFKIPEDDGNDLTHTFFNPDREGWLLKLGGRVKTWKRRWFILTDNCLYYFEYTTDKEPRGIIPLENLSIREVDEPRKPNCFELYNPNHKGQVIKACKTEADGRVVEGNHVVYRISAPTPEEKEEWIKSIKASISRDPFYDMLATRKRRIANKK, translated from the exons ATGGATGAAGACAATCACG tgCCTGAGGATCTGTCCCTGGAGGAGAGGGATGAACTGTCAAACATCCGACGCAGGAAGAGAGAGCTGCTCGACGAtattgag agGTTGAAGTTTGAGATCGCTGAAGTCATGACGGAGATCGAGCAGCTGACGTGTGTTGGAGAGAG CAAAACTTcgcagagaaacaaacagatcGCCATGGGCAGGAAGAAATTCAACATGGATCCCAAAAAG GGGATCCAGTTCCTCCTGGAGAACGACCTCCTCCAGCACACTCCTGAAGACATCTCCCAGTTCCTCTACAAAGGCGAGGGCCTCAACAAGACTGTCATTGGAGACTACTTAGGCGAGCG GGACGACTTCAACATCAAGGTGCTCCAGGCTTTCGTGGAGCTGCACGAGTTTGCGGACCTCAACCTCGTCCAAGCACTACG GCAGTTCCTGTGGAGTTTCCGTTTGCCAGGTGAAGCCCAGAAGATCGACCGAATGATGGAGGCGTTTGCCTCGCGGTACTGCCAGTGCAACCCAGGAGTGTTCCAGTCCACAG ATACTTGCTATGTGCTGTCATTTGCCATCATCATGCTGAACACCAGCCTGCATAACCCCAACGTCAGAGACAAGCCCCCTGTGGAGCGTTTCATCTCCATGAATAGAGGCATCAACGAAGGAGGGGACCTGCCAGAGGAGCTTCTCAGG AATCTATACGACAGCATCAAAAACGAGCCCTTCAAAATCCCAGAGGATGACGGGAATGATCTGACGCACACGTTCTTCAACCCGGACCGGGAAGGCTGGCTGTTAAAGCTAG gCGGCAGGGTAAAGACGTGGAAGAGAAGGTGGTTTATTCTGACCGACAACTGCCTCTACTACTTTGAATACACAACA GACAAGGAGCCTCGTGGGATTATCCCTCTGGAGAACCTCAGCATCAGAGAGGTGGACGAGCCCAGAAAACCG AACTGCTTTGAGCTCTACAACCCCAACCACAAGGGTCAGGTGATCAAGGCCTGCAAGACGGAGGCGGACGGGCGGGTCGTCGAGGGCAACCACGTGGTGTACAGGATATCAGCGCCCACGcctgaggagaaggaggagtggaTCAAGTCCATCAA